In Pseudoalteromonas sp. MM1, a single window of DNA contains:
- a CDS encoding phospholipase A, with amino-acid sequence MSWRYWIALTALLSTPTFAQQEVKENEQDNDIELVKQCILNEVIGGDGKQTLDDLRKKCSALEENKQLTALDKRKAREEVSKKNRNVITPHKRNYILPLSYVSHPNDRPFDGFDELTDEENGEPLDNLEAKYQLSIKVPLFDDFADDDQAIFFGFTLQSYWQIYNSEISSPFRETNYEPEIFWVNYLDQENVLWGDEMAIALGISHQSNGRSQPNSRSWNRIYADFIWENEGFVFSFKPWYRIAEDEKDDPLEADGDDNPDIYKYMGYFEFSGAYRYHDHEFSFMTRNNLNSDNRGAIQLDWSFPLWGRLRGYAQYFNGYGESLIDYNADIERIGVGILLTDLL; translated from the coding sequence ATGAGCTGGCGTTATTGGATTGCACTCACGGCTTTACTTAGTACTCCCACTTTTGCCCAACAAGAGGTGAAAGAAAACGAACAAGACAACGATATAGAGCTTGTTAAGCAATGTATTTTAAACGAAGTAATTGGTGGCGATGGTAAGCAAACCCTAGACGACCTTCGTAAAAAATGTTCAGCGCTTGAGGAAAACAAACAACTTACCGCACTTGATAAACGAAAAGCCCGCGAAGAAGTAAGTAAAAAAAACCGTAACGTAATTACGCCACATAAACGTAACTATATTTTGCCACTGTCGTATGTATCGCACCCTAACGATCGACCGTTTGATGGCTTTGACGAGTTAACCGATGAAGAAAATGGCGAGCCGCTCGATAATCTTGAAGCTAAATACCAGCTTTCTATTAAAGTACCGCTGTTTGATGATTTTGCAGATGATGACCAAGCCATATTTTTTGGCTTTACACTGCAGTCATACTGGCAAATATATAACTCAGAGATTTCGTCTCCATTTCGTGAAACTAACTACGAGCCAGAAATTTTTTGGGTAAATTACCTAGACCAAGAAAACGTACTGTGGGGCGACGAGATGGCCATCGCGCTGGGTATTTCGCATCAGTCTAATGGCCGCAGCCAACCTAACTCTCGTTCGTGGAACCGTATTTACGCTGATTTCATTTGGGAAAATGAAGGCTTTGTGTTTAGCTTTAAGCCTTGGTACCGCATTGCTGAAGATGAAAAAGACGATCCATTAGAAGCCGATGGCGATGACAACCCTGATATTTACAAATACATGGGTTATTTTGAATTTAGCGGCGCGTACCGCTATCACGATCATGAGTTTAGCTTTATGACTCGTAATAATTTAAATTCAGATAATCGTGGTGCGATTCAACTTGATTGGTCATTCCCACTCTGGGGGCGCTTACGTGGCTATGCTCAGTACTTTAACGGCTACGGTGAGAGCTTAATTGATTACAACGCCGATATTGAGCGTATTGGTGTCGGTATATTATTAACTGATTTGTTATAA
- a CDS encoding succinylglutamate desuccinylase/aspartoacylase family protein — MSITTPISQENIVVGEVANGLPLTIPVYRLKGNGSGPSVYIQANMHGAEVQGNAVIFQLLEQLKQHNLKGDITLVPYANPIGCNQKSGEFTLGRFDPITGTNWNRMYHYNSDLVTQFAHDHSQYDDAALKSNFKQALLDEIDTKLNGPAYLLNTGKRIALNLQKLAHQADIVLDLHTGPISSKHLYCPTYATDSARYFNIEHVLLIPSDFDGAMDEASFCPWWHLSDALSAKGRDFNVQVEAFTVELGSQEKIDLKEALNDANSILSYLNHKNVLEDAPHKPSNITRYACHLDDYFAYYAPIGGMVEYVAPLGGQIKAGEPIAHVLRMERYLSEQPLQTLSLDCDAIAILHFASASVNQGTELYKFFTNVFEL; from the coding sequence ATGAGCATAACAACACCCATTAGCCAAGAAAATATTGTAGTAGGGGAAGTGGCAAACGGCTTACCACTCACTATTCCTGTGTATCGCTTAAAAGGCAATGGCAGCGGACCAAGTGTTTATATTCAAGCAAACATGCACGGCGCTGAAGTACAAGGTAACGCGGTTATTTTTCAGCTCTTAGAGCAATTAAAACAGCACAATTTAAAAGGCGACATTACCTTAGTACCTTATGCTAACCCTATTGGCTGTAATCAAAAATCAGGGGAATTTACCCTTGGCCGATTCGACCCGATTACCGGCACTAACTGGAACCGTATGTATCACTATAATAGTGATTTAGTCACCCAGTTTGCACACGATCATAGCCAGTATGACGATGCAGCTTTAAAAAGTAACTTTAAACAAGCCCTGCTTGATGAAATAGACACTAAACTTAACGGCCCAGCTTATTTACTTAATACGGGTAAACGCATTGCGCTTAACCTGCAAAAGCTTGCACACCAAGCCGACATAGTTCTTGATTTACACACAGGGCCTATTTCAAGCAAGCACTTATATTGCCCAACGTATGCAACCGACAGCGCCCGTTATTTTAATATAGAACATGTACTGCTGATCCCAAGCGACTTTGATGGCGCCATGGACGAAGCCAGCTTTTGCCCATGGTGGCATCTAAGTGATGCACTTAGTGCAAAAGGTAGGGACTTTAACGTACAAGTTGAAGCCTTTACAGTAGAGCTTGGTAGCCAAGAAAAAATAGACTTAAAAGAAGCACTCAACGATGCAAATAGCATATTAAGCTATTTAAATCACAAAAATGTGTTAGAAGATGCACCACACAAACCGAGCAATATAACCCGCTACGCATGTCATTTAGATGACTACTTTGCTTACTACGCCCCTATTGGCGGTATGGTTGAATATGTAGCCCCACTAGGTGGGCAAATTAAAGCAGGCGAGCCTATTGCACATGTTTTGCGTATGGAGCGCTACTTGAGTGAGCAACCATTACAAACATTAAGCCTTGATTGCGATGCAATTGCTATTTTGCATTTTGCCTCGGCAAGCGTAAACCAAGGTACTGAGCTTTATAAGTTTTTTACCAACGTATTTGAGCTATAA
- a CDS encoding PLP-dependent decarboxylase has translation MSFLSTPIKAAVNTLTQQLDTPFFVYDLDKLNAHLTRLVAQTDVKLWYAVKANPLSKVIQCLDSAGFNFDVASKGELEQVLAQGISSQRVLNTGPAKSPKQIKHFIERGVRIFVAESLNQVRWLNQQAQLQNTQLQVLLRVQLRWPEGEKNPLGGDSLTPFGLGCDEWQALNTGDYPALNFDGLHIFQWGNMLSTQKLSELWSQMIAPLTALANNLNINLKILDLGGGLGIPYTSNDATLEWDDLIGALAKIKKDAGVDELWMELGRYAVGECGHYANPVVECKQNYGQQQVILTGGINHLLRPAVTSQDFPAALLRESTAPKQAMSLYGPLCTALDCLGEHTLPSDLNEQDWLVFSQCGAYGFTESMPYFLCHELAAEYVLHNGELTCVRQAEDASHYLR, from the coding sequence ATGAGCTTTTTGAGCACGCCTATCAAGGCCGCCGTAAATACACTTACTCAGCAACTTGATACCCCTTTTTTTGTTTACGACTTAGACAAACTAAACGCACACCTTACCCGTTTAGTTGCGCAAACCGATGTAAAGCTTTGGTATGCAGTAAAAGCCAATCCGCTTTCTAAGGTTATTCAATGCCTAGACAGTGCAGGCTTTAACTTTGACGTAGCAAGTAAAGGTGAGCTTGAACAAGTACTTGCACAAGGTATTAGTTCGCAGCGCGTGCTCAACACAGGGCCTGCAAAGAGCCCTAAACAAATTAAACACTTTATTGAGCGCGGCGTGCGTATTTTTGTTGCCGAAAGCCTCAATCAAGTACGTTGGTTAAACCAACAAGCGCAGCTGCAAAATACGCAGCTGCAAGTATTACTGCGTGTACAACTACGCTGGCCTGAAGGTGAAAAAAACCCACTAGGCGGCGATAGCCTAACTCCGTTTGGGCTTGGCTGCGATGAATGGCAAGCGCTCAATACAGGCGATTACCCAGCACTTAATTTTGATGGCCTGCATATTTTTCAGTGGGGCAACATGCTTAGCACGCAAAAGCTAAGCGAACTGTGGTCGCAAATGATTGCACCGCTTACAGCCCTTGCCAATAACTTAAATATAAACCTTAAAATTTTAGATTTAGGGGGCGGTTTAGGTATCCCTTACACATCAAACGATGCAACACTTGAGTGGGATGACCTTATAGGCGCGCTTGCTAAAATTAAAAAAGATGCAGGTGTAGATGAACTCTGGATGGAGCTTGGCCGTTACGCTGTAGGCGAATGCGGTCATTACGCTAACCCTGTAGTTGAGTGCAAACAAAACTACGGCCAACAGCAAGTGATTTTAACCGGTGGCATTAACCACCTATTGCGCCCTGCAGTTACAAGCCAAGATTTTCCTGCGGCGTTACTGCGCGAATCAACAGCGCCAAAACAAGCAATGAGCCTATATGGCCCATTATGCACAGCCCTTGATTGTTTAGGCGAGCACACCCTACCAAGCGATTTAAACGAGCAAGACTGGCTGGTATTTAGCCAATGTGGCGCCTATGGTTTTACCGAAAGCATGCCCTATTTTTTATGCCATGAACTGGCAGCAGAATACGTGTTACACAATGGTGAGCTCACCTGTGTACGCCAAGCAGAAGATGCCAGCCACTATTTAAGGTAA
- a CDS encoding 2,3,4,5-tetrahydropyridine-2,6-dicarboxylate N-succinyltransferase: MSWLELLNNLESGAVRAASQNESGQWEANVEVKQGILEAFKNGTNTEFAGGFVDKHNLAPQEFSTDDGVRMVPGGSSVRRGAYVAKGTIIMPPAYVNIGAYIDEGTMVDSHALVGSCAQVGKNVHLSAAVQLGGVLEPIGASPVVVEDDAFIGAGCVIVEGVVVKKGAVLAPGVRLSATIPVYDCVNERQLDKGEPIPEYAIVIPGSRPASNEWAREQGLSMSCALIVKYRDEQSDASLLLEEVLR, from the coding sequence ATGAGCTGGTTAGAACTACTAAATAATTTAGAATCGGGCGCAGTACGCGCAGCATCACAAAACGAAAGCGGCCAATGGGAAGCTAACGTAGAAGTAAAACAAGGCATTTTAGAAGCCTTTAAAAATGGCACTAACACTGAGTTTGCAGGTGGTTTTGTAGATAAACACAACCTTGCACCGCAAGAGTTTAGTACTGACGACGGCGTACGTATGGTACCTGGTGGTTCAAGCGTTCGCCGTGGTGCATACGTCGCTAAAGGCACTATTATTATGCCACCAGCGTACGTAAACATTGGCGCATACATCGACGAAGGCACTATGGTTGATAGCCACGCATTAGTAGGCTCGTGTGCGCAAGTTGGTAAAAACGTACATTTGAGCGCAGCTGTGCAACTTGGCGGTGTACTTGAACCAATTGGTGCAAGCCCAGTCGTGGTTGAAGACGATGCATTTATTGGTGCTGGTTGTGTCATTGTTGAAGGCGTAGTTGTTAAAAAAGGTGCAGTACTGGCACCAGGCGTACGTTTATCTGCAACCATTCCGGTATACGACTGCGTTAATGAGCGTCAGCTTGATAAAGGCGAGCCAATTCCAGAATACGCAATTGTAATACCTGGCTCTCGCCCAGCGTCTAATGAATGGGCTCGTGAGCAAGGCCTAAGCATGTCGTGTGCGTTAATTGTTAAATACCGCGACGAACAAAGCGATGCATCGTTATTGCTAGAAGAGGTTTTACGATAA
- the dapA gene encoding 4-hydroxy-tetrahydrodipicolinate synthase — translation MINNFNLDDYALWTALVTPFDQQGNVDYDTLTTLVSEQEAAHNGILLLGSTGEGLALTLKEQQGIVEHVCQLKPSVPLMVAVGGSNLAQQKEWVSYCNQLPIHSYLLGSPLYAKPGAVGQTHWYESLLNESAHPCMLYNVPGRSGVSIPIETIENLKAHPKLWALKEASGNITQFEAYRQAAPNLALYSGDDALMPYFAQAGAKGLISVAANAWPLQTHEFVKRSLSGQHPNLFAQWTRAINSLFAVANPIPVKVLMHQQGRLSSPLLRPPLTHLELTQTDCITTANDTILSWH, via the coding sequence ATGATCAACAACTTCAATTTAGACGACTACGCACTGTGGACAGCGCTTGTTACGCCGTTTGATCAACAAGGTAATGTTGACTACGACACGCTCACAACACTTGTTAGCGAACAAGAAGCGGCACACAACGGTATTTTACTGCTCGGTAGCACAGGTGAAGGCTTAGCCCTTACGCTTAAAGAGCAGCAAGGCATTGTTGAGCACGTGTGCCAATTAAAACCCAGTGTACCGCTTATGGTTGCTGTGGGCGGTAGTAATTTAGCCCAACAAAAAGAATGGGTTAGCTACTGTAACCAATTACCTATTCACAGCTACTTATTAGGCTCGCCTCTTTATGCAAAACCAGGGGCTGTAGGTCAAACACATTGGTACGAAAGCTTATTAAACGAAAGCGCGCATCCGTGTATGTTGTACAATGTACCTGGGCGCAGCGGTGTAAGCATTCCTATCGAAACCATTGAAAACTTAAAAGCGCACCCAAAACTTTGGGCCTTAAAAGAAGCCAGTGGCAACATCACCCAATTTGAAGCATACCGACAAGCCGCGCCTAATTTAGCGCTCTACAGTGGCGACGATGCACTTATGCCCTACTTTGCTCAAGCCGGTGCAAAAGGCTTAATCTCGGTTGCGGCCAATGCATGGCCTTTACAAACACACGAGTTTGTAAAACGTAGCCTAAGTGGCCAACATCCCAATCTATTTGCTCAGTGGACTCGCGCTATTAATAGCCTATTTGCTGTAGCAAACCCTATTCCCGTTAAAGTGCTAATGCACCAACAAGGCCGCTTAAGTAGCCCGTTGCTGCGCCCACCTTTAACACACCTTGAGTTAACGCAAACCGATTGCATTACCACTGCAAACGACACCATTTTATCTTGGCATTAA
- a CDS encoding DNA-3-methyladenine glycosylase I: MEKFSDIYKRAVERKGSEKMLKLLLAKPLSKKALSTLSDDDWLEEFTRKVFQSGFYWSVINSKWPGFREVFWQFSVDKLLMMPPDMLEQKATDERIIRNYKKVKTIPENAYMIHEIAQEHGSFSKFIAQWPTDNIIGLWVHLKKHGARLGGNTGPYALRALGKDTFLLSRDVESYLRAHKIIDGGLQTKKSLTAAQAFFNEMQKQSGLSMQELSLIVAYSVGDNRVGISQQTED; this comes from the coding sequence ATGGAAAAATTTAGCGATATTTATAAGCGAGCGGTAGAGCGAAAAGGCTCTGAAAAAATGCTTAAGTTATTACTCGCAAAACCTTTATCTAAAAAAGCGTTAAGCACGTTAAGTGACGACGACTGGCTTGAAGAATTTACCCGAAAGGTTTTTCAAAGTGGCTTTTATTGGTCGGTAATAAACAGCAAATGGCCGGGCTTTAGAGAGGTTTTTTGGCAGTTTAGTGTTGATAAGTTATTAATGATGCCGCCCGATATGCTAGAGCAAAAAGCAACGGATGAGCGCATTATTCGTAATTATAAAAAAGTTAAAACGATTCCTGAAAATGCTTACATGATCCACGAAATAGCACAGGAGCATGGCAGTTTTAGCAAGTTTATTGCCCAGTGGCCAACAGATAATATTATTGGTTTATGGGTGCATTTAAAAAAACACGGCGCTCGTTTAGGTGGAAATACTGGCCCCTATGCTTTAAGAGCGCTTGGTAAAGATACATTTTTACTTTCGCGGGATGTAGAAAGTTACCTAAGAGCGCATAAAATAATTGATGGCGGGCTGCAAACTAAAAAATCACTCACTGCTGCGCAGGCATTTTTTAACGAAATGCAAAAGCAAAGTGGTTTAAGCATGCAAGAGCTGAGTTTAATTGTGGCTTACAGTGTGGGCGATAACCGTGTAGGCATAAGCCAACAAACAGAGGATTAA
- a CDS encoding YdiU family protein, producing the protein MNLVPRYTDIADNFAIEDQPSSVAAPQLLLWNASLAKQFNIVVEPQLRASTFAGNEPQQIKAVALGYSGHQFGRFSPRLGDGRAHLLGAISDDKNQLWDIQLKGSGATPYSRGGDGRCALGPAIREYIMSEAMHGLGIKTTRCLAVVGTGEVVYRNPPQPGAIVTRLASSHIRVGSFQYLATQGDVEGLKKLADVAIERHYPSIQSTGAQRYLDFLAAVINSQLALVISWMRVGFIHGVMNTDNTLISGETIDYGPCAMMNSFDFDTVFSSIDKQGRYAYGNQPNIASWNCARLAESLIPLINDDDEQAVSLMTPIISQFSTLFNELYNQMWAQKLGLAGHNEEDVELVSKLLLLFQEHKLDYTNTFDALTESINGGKVPDELTQWAQLWQKRCDENSYNLMRAANPRVIPRNHIVEEILAQYNQHGESELLSDFLTVMSNPYDKTANLVRFQETGEDDKGYQTFCGT; encoded by the coding sequence ATGAATCTAGTGCCAAGATACACAGACATAGCAGATAATTTCGCGATAGAGGATCAACCCTCAAGTGTTGCTGCCCCGCAATTGCTGCTGTGGAACGCATCGTTAGCTAAGCAGTTTAATATAGTTGTTGAGCCACAGCTGCGCGCTAGTACCTTTGCAGGCAATGAGCCACAGCAAATAAAGGCGGTAGCGCTTGGTTATTCTGGGCACCAGTTTGGGCGCTTTTCACCACGTTTGGGTGATGGGCGAGCACATTTACTCGGTGCTATAAGTGATGATAAAAACCAGCTGTGGGATATTCAATTAAAAGGCTCTGGCGCTACCCCGTATTCTAGAGGTGGCGATGGGCGGTGCGCACTAGGTCCAGCTATACGTGAATATATTATGAGCGAAGCTATGCATGGCTTAGGCATTAAAACCACGCGGTGTTTGGCTGTTGTAGGCACTGGTGAAGTTGTTTATCGTAATCCACCACAACCTGGCGCAATTGTTACCCGTTTGGCAAGTAGCCATATTCGGGTTGGCTCGTTTCAATATTTAGCAACTCAAGGTGATGTCGAGGGATTAAAAAAATTAGCTGATGTAGCTATTGAGCGGCATTACCCAAGTATTCAATCAACAGGGGCACAGCGCTATTTAGACTTTTTAGCAGCCGTTATAAATAGTCAGCTAGCGCTGGTTATTAGCTGGATGCGAGTGGGCTTTATTCATGGCGTAATGAATACTGATAATACCTTGATAAGCGGCGAAACTATCGACTACGGCCCGTGTGCAATGATGAATAGCTTTGATTTTGATACCGTGTTTAGCTCAATTGATAAGCAAGGTCGTTATGCTTATGGTAATCAACCAAACATAGCGAGCTGGAACTGCGCACGATTAGCTGAGAGCCTAATACCGCTGATAAATGATGACGACGAACAAGCTGTAAGTTTAATGACGCCTATAATCAGCCAGTTCTCAACGCTATTTAACGAGCTGTACAATCAAATGTGGGCGCAAAAACTGGGTTTAGCAGGTCATAACGAAGAAGATGTGGAACTTGTCAGTAAGCTATTATTATTATTTCAAGAGCATAAGCTCGATTACACCAATACCTTTGATGCCTTAACCGAGTCAATAAATGGTGGCAAAGTACCAGATGAATTAACGCAATGGGCCCAGTTATGGCAAAAAAGATGTGATGAAAACAGCTATAACCTAATGAGAGCGGCTAACCCAAGGGTTATACCGCGTAATCACATCGTCGAAGAAATCCTTGCGCAATATAATCAACACGGCGAGAGTGAACTGTTAAGTGACTTCTTAACTGTGATGAGTAACCCATATGATAAAACAGCTAATTTAGTCCGCTTTCAAGAGACTGGTGAAGACGACAAGGGCTATCAAACTTTTTGCGGTACTTAA
- a CDS encoding OmpA family protein produces the protein MKLKSLTIAIALAATSASTFAADKEEGFYIGAFGDYYDASWENMRAQAGLDVNESTGWGVEAGYRFSDYWSARLEYADMDFNAFDKAAGNRNNIDGERYGIDALYHLDGGPFYGLFGIKEMDVVDDNTFLNAGVGYQHFITDGFFVNAETAVYQGLDKGYTDVGAKIGINYLFGQNSMPEKPVEPAPTAVVEVPVQPKDSDNDNILDKDDKCPNTPMTDAVDGDGCTLYEDREVTTSLLVTFPHDSAEVGSQYFTDIASVSEFLKEHTDTTVLLEGHASAVGNANYNKMLSKKRADDVAKELIKDGIAEDRITTVGLGEERLKNTANTKAAHAENRRVEAHVKSIERVKVKR, from the coding sequence ATGAAATTAAAATCACTTACAATTGCAATTGCGTTAGCTGCAACTAGCGCGTCTACATTCGCTGCCGATAAAGAAGAAGGTTTCTACATTGGTGCATTTGGTGACTACTATGATGCGTCATGGGAAAACATGCGCGCTCAAGCTGGCCTTGATGTAAACGAGTCAACTGGCTGGGGTGTAGAAGCAGGTTACCGTTTCAGCGATTACTGGAGCGCACGCCTTGAGTATGCAGATATGGACTTTAATGCGTTCGATAAAGCTGCGGGAAATCGTAATAATATTGACGGCGAGCGTTACGGTATTGATGCGCTTTACCACCTTGACGGCGGTCCTTTCTACGGCTTGTTCGGTATTAAAGAAATGGACGTAGTCGATGACAACACATTCTTAAACGCAGGTGTTGGTTACCAACACTTTATTACAGACGGCTTTTTCGTAAACGCTGAAACTGCGGTATATCAAGGTCTTGATAAAGGTTACACAGATGTAGGTGCTAAAATTGGTATTAACTACTTATTTGGCCAAAACTCTATGCCTGAAAAGCCGGTAGAGCCAGCGCCTACAGCAGTAGTAGAAGTACCTGTACAACCTAAAGACAGCGACAACGACAACATCTTAGATAAAGATGATAAATGTCCTAACACACCAATGACAGACGCTGTTGATGGCGATGGCTGTACTTTATATGAAGACCGTGAAGTAACAACTAGCTTACTCGTTACTTTCCCGCATGATTCAGCAGAAGTTGGTTCACAGTACTTTACTGATATCGCTTCAGTATCTGAGTTCTTAAAAGAGCACACAGATACAACAGTACTACTTGAAGGTCATGCTTCAGCTGTAGGTAATGCAAACTACAACAAGATGCTTTCTAAAAAGCGTGCTGATGACGTTGCTAAAGAGCTAATTAAAGATGGTATTGCTGAAGATCGCATTACTACTGTAGGTTTAGGTGAAGAGCGTCTTAAAAACACAGCTAACACTAAAGCAGCTCACGCTGAAAACCGTCGTGTAGAAGCACATGTAAAATCTATTGAACGTGTAAAAGTTAAGCGTTAA
- the acnB gene encoding bifunctional aconitate hydratase 2/2-methylisocitrate dehydratase, with the protein MLQEYRKHVEERAALGIVPAPLDAQQTADLIELIKTPPAGEEEFILDLLINRVPPGVDDAAYIKAGFLAAVAKGEAQSPLVSKEKAAELLGTMLGGYNIAPMIELLDDETLAPIAVKGLSNTLLMFDAFYDVEEKAKAGNEHAKKIIQSWADAEWFTNKPAVAEKISVTVFKVTGETNTDDLSPAPDAWSRPDIPLHALAMLKNERDGINPEKPGEVGPISQLEELKTKGLPLAYVGDVVGTGSSRKSATNSVLWFMGDDIPFVPNKRVGGVCLGNKIAPIFFNTMEDSGALPIELNVDEFNMGDQIDIYPYEGVVKRHGTDDVISTFELKSDVILDEVRAGGRIPLIIGRGLTDKARTSLGLGATDVFKVPAVTEVSDKGFTLAQKMVGKACNVAGIRPGQYCEPKMTTVGSQDTTGPMTRDELKDLACLGFSADLTMQSFCHTSAYPKPIDVNTHHTLPDFIMNRGGVSLRPGDGVIHSWLNRMLLPDTVGTGGDSHTRFPLGISFPAGSGAVAFAAATGVMPLDMPESILVRFKGEMQPGITLRDLVHAIPYYGIKQGLLTVEKKGKINEFSGRVLEIEGVEHLTVEQAFELSDASAERSAAGCTVKLSKESISEYLESNIVMLKWMISEGYGDVRTIERRITAMQEWLANPELMEADADAEYKHVVEIDLAEIKEPILCAPNDPDDARLLSDVTGEKIDEVFIGSCMTNIGHFRAAGKLLDGFSGRIPTQLWVAPPTKMDKDQLTDEGYYGIFGRVGARIETPGCSLCMGNQARVADKATVVSTSTRNFPNRLGTGANVFLASAELAAVAAILGKLPTPAEYQEYAAKINATAADTYRYLNFHRMPQYTKKADNVIIQQAV; encoded by the coding sequence GTGCTACAAGAATATCGTAAACACGTAGAAGAACGTGCCGCGTTAGGTATCGTACCAGCGCCATTAGATGCTCAGCAAACGGCTGATCTTATTGAACTAATTAAAACTCCACCAGCAGGTGAAGAAGAGTTCATCCTAGATTTATTAATCAACCGCGTACCACCAGGTGTTGATGATGCAGCATACATTAAAGCAGGCTTTTTAGCAGCAGTGGCTAAAGGCGAAGCACAATCTCCATTAGTATCTAAAGAAAAAGCAGCAGAATTATTAGGTACAATGTTAGGTGGTTACAACATCGCCCCAATGATTGAGCTTCTTGATGACGAAACACTTGCACCTATCGCTGTAAAAGGCCTATCAAACACATTGTTAATGTTTGATGCATTTTACGATGTAGAAGAAAAAGCAAAAGCAGGCAACGAGCACGCTAAAAAGATTATTCAATCTTGGGCTGACGCTGAATGGTTTACTAACAAACCAGCTGTTGCTGAAAAAATCTCAGTTACTGTATTTAAAGTAACCGGCGAGACAAATACCGATGATTTATCACCTGCACCAGATGCATGGTCTCGTCCAGATATCCCGCTTCATGCTTTAGCGATGCTAAAAAATGAGCGTGATGGTATCAACCCTGAAAAACCAGGTGAAGTTGGACCTATCTCACAATTAGAAGAATTAAAAACTAAAGGCTTACCACTTGCATATGTGGGTGACGTTGTAGGTACTGGTTCTTCTCGTAAATCTGCTACTAACTCTGTGCTTTGGTTTATGGGTGATGACATTCCGTTCGTACCAAACAAGCGCGTTGGTGGTGTATGTTTAGGTAACAAAATAGCGCCTATCTTCTTCAACACAATGGAAGATTCGGGTGCGTTACCAATCGAGTTAAATGTTGATGAGTTCAACATGGGTGATCAAATTGATATTTACCCATACGAAGGTGTTGTTAAGCGCCACGGTACTGATGACGTTATCTCTACTTTTGAACTTAAATCAGACGTAATTTTAGATGAAGTACGTGCCGGTGGCCGTATTCCTCTAATCATTGGTCGTGGTTTAACAGATAAAGCACGTACCTCTTTAGGTTTAGGTGCTACTGACGTATTTAAAGTACCAGCAGTAACTGAAGTGTCTGATAAAGGCTTTACACTAGCTCAAAAAATGGTTGGTAAAGCATGTAACGTAGCAGGTATTCGCCCAGGCCAATACTGTGAGCCAAAAATGACGACTGTAGGTTCGCAAGATACTACAGGCCCTATGACACGTGATGAGCTTAAAGACTTAGCATGTTTAGGTTTCTCTGCAGATTTAACAATGCAGTCATTCTGTCATACCTCTGCTTACCCTAAACCAATTGACGTAAACACACACCATACGCTTCCTGATTTCATCATGAACCGTGGCGGTGTTTCACTTCGCCCAGGTGATGGTGTAATTCACTCTTGGTTAAACCGTATGTTATTACCAGATACAGTAGGTACTGGTGGTGATTCACATACACGTTTCCCATTAGGTATTTCGTTCCCAGCGGGTTCTGGTGCAGTAGCGTTTGCAGCTGCAACAGGCGTTATGCCACTTGATATGCCTGAGTCTATTTTGGTTCGCTTTAAAGGTGAAATGCAACCAGGTATCACTTTACGTGACCTAGTACACGCAATCCCTTACTACGGTATTAAGCAAGGCTTATTAACAGTAGAGAAAAAAGGTAAAATCAACGAATTCTCTGGTCGCGTACTAGAAATCGAAGGTGTTGAGCATTTAACTGTTGAACAAGCGTTTGAATTATCAGATGCATCAGCAGAGCGTTCAGCAGCAGGTTGTACTGTTAAACTTTCTAAAGAGTCTATCAGTGAATACCTTGAGTCTAACATTGTTATGCTTAAGTGGATGATCTCTGAAGGTTACGGCGATGTACGTACAATCGAACGTCGTATTACAGCAATGCAAGAGTGGCTAGCAAACCCAGAACTTATGGAAGCTGACGCTGATGCAGAGTACAAGCACGTTGTAGAAATCGACCTAGCAGAAATTAAAGAGCCAATCCTTTGTGCTCCAAATGACCCAGATGATGCACGTTTACTTTCTGATGTAACAGGCGAGAAAATCGACGAAGTATTCATCGGTTCTTGTATGACTAACATTGGTCACTTCCGTGCTGCGGGTAAATTACTAGATGGCTTTAGCGGTCGTATTCCAACTCAACTTTGGGTAGCTCCACCAACGAAGATGGATAAAGACCAACTAACTGACGAAGGTTACTACGGTATCTTTGGCCGTGTTGGTGCACGTATCGAAACGCCAGGGTGTTCATTGTGTATGGGTAACCAAGCACGTGTTGCTGATAAAGCAACGGTTGTTTCTACCTCAACACGTAACTTCCCTAACCGTTTAGGTACAGGTGCAAATGTATTCTTAGCATCAGCTGAGCTTGCTGCAGTAGCTGCAATTTTAGGTAAATTACCTACACCAGCTGAGTACCAAGAATACGCGGCGAAAATCAACGCAACGGCTGCAGATACATACCGTTACTTGAACTTCCACCGTATGCCTCAGTACACTAAAAAAGCAGATAACGTAATTATTCAGCAAGCTGTATAA